One Campylobacter lari DNA segment encodes these proteins:
- a CDS encoding MCP protein-glutamate methylesterase produces MKLILIGSSTGGPSQLKFLLNDVELKDCAVVIAQHMNPAFIPSFVNQFNKEAKSDVIIPSDKEVLKNKIYICQRNMVLSGNNTPVLNATEETSSFNPGIDVLFHSAVNLCKYNKILALIMTGMGDDGAKSLFELYKVGVRCLCENEADSIVYGMPKKARDTNPNLKPMSLIELKKEITNFIKS; encoded by the coding sequence ATGAAGCTTATATTGATTGGTTCTTCAACGGGCGGTCCAAGCCAGCTAAAGTTTTTGCTAAACGATGTAGAGCTTAAAGATTGTGCAGTGGTAATTGCTCAGCACATGAACCCAGCTTTTATCCCTTCTTTTGTAAATCAATTTAACAAAGAAGCAAAAAGCGATGTGATCATACCAAGTGATAAAGAAGTTTTAAAAAATAAAATTTATATTTGCCAAAGAAATATGGTTTTAAGTGGAAATAATACACCGGTGCTAAATGCTACTGAGGAAACAAGCAGTTTTAATCCAGGAATTGATGTTTTATTTCATTCTGCTGTAAATCTTTGTAAGTATAATAAAATTTTAGCTTTGATTATGACAGGAATGGGCGATGATGGTGCTAAGTCTTTATTTGAACTTTATAAGGTTGGAGTAAGGTGTTTGTGCGAGAATGAAGCAGATTCCATAGTATATGGAATGCCAAAAAAAGCTAGAGATACTAATCCAAATTTAAAACCCATGAGTTTAATAGAACTTAAAAAAGAAATAACAAATTTTATAAAATCATAG
- the apt gene encoding adenine phosphoribosyltransferase: protein MIKEQDKKYLLDSIRAIKDFPKEGIIFRDITTLLNNKEAFAFLMDHLVEKYQNAKLDYIVGIESRGFIFGAALSARLKLPFVPIRKPGKLPSKYLQESYSLEYGSDTIEIHIDAFNNQKANVLLIDDLIATGGTAIAAVKLIEKLNAKCVEACFLLELKDLDGAKELAKLTSVYSVLEV, encoded by the coding sequence ATGATAAAAGAACAAGATAAAAAATATTTATTAGATAGTATTAGAGCTATTAAGGATTTTCCAAAAGAAGGGATTATTTTTAGAGATATTACAACTTTATTAAATAATAAAGAAGCATTTGCATTTTTAATGGATCACTTAGTAGAAAAGTATCAAAATGCAAAGCTTGATTATATCGTTGGTATAGAAAGTAGAGGTTTTATTTTTGGGGCTGCTTTAAGTGCTAGATTAAAATTACCTTTTGTGCCTATTAGAAAACCTGGAAAACTACCTTCAAAATACCTGCAAGAATCTTATAGCTTAGAATATGGCAGTGATACTATAGAAATTCACATCGATGCTTTTAATAATCAAAAAGCAAATGTTTTACTTATAGATGATCTTATCGCTACAGGTGGTACAGCAATAGCCGCTGTTAAACTCATAGAAAAACTCAATGCAAAATGTGTTGAAGCTTGTTTTTTACTAGAATTAAAAGATCTTGATGGGGCTAAAGAATTAGCTAAATTGACTTCTGTTTATAGTGTTTTAGAGGTATAA
- the rpiB gene encoding ribose 5-phosphate isomerase B translates to MLREKIYIASDHAGFVLKQEIINFLQEKNINFEDLGPFSEDRCDYPDYAHLLSSKIDENSFGILVCGSGIGMSIAANRHKNIRCALCNEPLSAKLSREHNDANVLALGARLIGVDMAFEIISNFINTSFSGGRHCVRISKIEAKL, encoded by the coding sequence ATGTTAAGAGAAAAAATTTACATAGCAAGCGATCATGCTGGTTTTGTTTTAAAACAAGAGATTATCAATTTTTTACAAGAAAAAAATATAAACTTTGAAGATTTAGGACCTTTTAGTGAGGATCGTTGTGATTATCCTGATTATGCGCATTTATTAAGCTCTAAAATCGATGAAAATAGTTTTGGAATTTTAGTTTGTGGCTCAGGCATTGGTATGAGTATAGCAGCAAATCGACACAAAAATATACGCTGTGCCTTATGCAATGAACCTTTAAGCGCTAAACTCTCAAGAGAACACAACGATGCAAATGTTTTAGCTTTAGGAGCTAGGTTAATAGGAGTAGATATGGCCTTTGAAATTATTTCAAATTTCATCAATACTTCTTTTAGTGGCGGAAGACATTGTGTACGAATTAGTAAAATAGAGGCAAAGTTATGA
- a CDS encoding CheR family methyltransferase, translating to MIKITENEMHDFVKIVEQISGNNLSTKRDILLIKLPKFLQELGLNSLSELNEKVQFQRNLKQETMDFITVCETYFFRELEQLKDVIFYIKSLDRPVNVLCAPCSSGEEVYSLAILASENFIKGMNIVGIDINKKMIDKCNEMIYSERSVARLNTMQKTRYFDIKDRMYHLKKETLACRCRFELCNVFDDSLFKLGKFDVIFSRNMMIYFDQDFKIRLMERFYKILNREGRIYPGKSDLVPETAYFDKNFSAGGVYYSKVD from the coding sequence ATGATTAAAATTACAGAAAATGAAATGCATGATTTTGTGAAAATAGTAGAACAAATAAGCGGAAATAATTTAAGCACTAAAAGAGATATTTTACTAATTAAGCTTCCAAAATTTTTACAGGAGTTGGGTTTAAATAGTCTTAGTGAATTAAATGAAAAAGTGCAGTTTCAAAGAAATCTAAAGCAAGAAACTATGGATTTTATTACAGTTTGTGAGACTTATTTTTTTAGAGAATTAGAGCAATTAAAAGATGTTATTTTTTATATCAAATCTCTTGATCGACCTGTAAATGTACTTTGTGCTCCATGCTCAAGTGGTGAAGAAGTGTATTCTTTAGCTATTTTAGCAAGTGAGAATTTCATCAAGGGTATGAATATAGTTGGTATAGATATTAATAAAAAAATGATAGATAAGTGCAATGAAATGATATATTCAGAGCGCTCTGTGGCTAGATTAAACACTATGCAAAAAACGCGTTATTTTGATATAAAAGATAGAATGTATCATCTTAAAAAAGAAACTCTAGCTTGTAGATGTCGTTTTGAACTTTGTAATGTTTTTGATGATTCTTTGTTTAAGCTTGGAAAATTTGATGTGATTTTTTCAAGAAATATGATGATATATTTTGATCAAGATTTCAAAATAAGACTTATGGAACGTTTTTATAAGATATTAAATAGAGAGGGTAGAATTTACCCAGGCAAGTCAGATCTTGTACCTGAGACAGCTTATTTTGATAAGAATTTTTCAGCAGGTGGGGTTTATTATTCTAAGGTGGATTAA
- a CDS encoding MFS transporter, whose translation MTYRSLLKNNKTFRLLATVQFISYFGAWFSQVGVFTLLTKELQAPANIIGFSAIFVFLPSIILAPINGVIVDRFKPKNLLLTMISIEMISIFMLIFVNSLAMLWFLYFLTFVRMAVASMYFQTEMSVLPKILTPQELKLGNELHSIIWAVSYALGMGAAGLFIDLFGVKPAFIADTLMLFCAMLILKTLILPDEKNTTQNNLFILIKEGLAYVFSNKKIIHLILLHGVVGITAYDVLITLLAEYEYAKVISIPLAIGISNAIRAISLLIGPYVLSPYINKNTLVYLYLAQGIGIMLWACLQFNFYLAFIGLVMAGFCTSSLWSYTYTLLQNDCDKRYYGRVIAYNDMVYLTFSAIIAFSTGYLFEFYGVKLSHFTFGLGVCFIFAAIYWWWFNKKYN comes from the coding sequence ATGACTTATAGGTCTTTACTTAAAAATAATAAAACTTTTCGCCTTTTAGCAACAGTACAATTTATAAGTTATTTTGGTGCGTGGTTTTCTCAAGTGGGTGTTTTTACCCTTTTAACCAAAGAACTCCAAGCACCTGCAAATATTATAGGTTTTTCAGCTATTTTTGTTTTTTTACCTTCTATTATACTTGCACCTATAAATGGAGTTATAGTAGATAGATTTAAACCTAAGAATTTATTGCTAACAATGATTAGCATTGAGATGATTTCTATTTTTATGCTAATTTTTGTAAATTCTTTAGCTATGCTTTGGTTTTTATACTTTTTAACCTTTGTGCGTATGGCTGTTGCAAGTATGTATTTTCAAACAGAAATGTCAGTTTTACCTAAAATTTTAACCCCGCAAGAATTAAAACTAGGTAATGAGCTTCATAGTATTATATGGGCTGTATCATATGCTTTGGGTATGGGTGCAGCAGGACTTTTTATAGATCTTTTTGGAGTAAAACCAGCTTTTATAGCCGATACTTTAATGCTATTTTGTGCTATGCTTATACTTAAAACTTTAATCCTACCTGATGAAAAAAACACCACACAAAACAATCTTTTTATACTAATCAAAGAAGGTTTAGCTTATGTATTTAGTAATAAAAAAATCATTCATTTGATTTTGCTTCATGGAGTTGTAGGGATAACTGCTTATGATGTTTTAATCACACTTTTAGCTGAATATGAATACGCAAAAGTTATTTCTATACCTTTAGCTATAGGAATTTCTAATGCTATAAGAGCCATATCTTTACTCATAGGTCCTTATGTGCTTAGTCCTTATATTAACAAAAATACTTTAGTGTATTTATACTTAGCACAAGGCATAGGCATCATGCTTTGGGCTTGCTTGCAATTTAACTTTTATCTTGCCTTCATAGGCTTAGTGATGGCAGGTTTTTGTACTTCATCTTTATGGAGCTATACTTATACACTTTTACAAAATGATTGCGATAAAAGATATTATGGTAGAGTAATCGCTTATAATGATATGGTGTATTTAACCTTTAGTGCAATTATTGCTTTCTCAACAGGGTATTTATTTGAATTTTATGGAGTAAAATTAAGTCATTTTACTTTTGGCTTAGGAGTATGTTTTATCTTTGCGGCGATTTATTGGTGGTGGTTTAATAAAAAATATAATTAA
- a CDS encoding leucyl aminopeptidase, with the protein MTFNFKEKSIESINADFEIILIQDKKIEKYTQSQELFKISNYKGEGICIDMQNKILYSELKSLEYEDIRLAFASAYMALKKLEIKSVKTKSVVGKCVVNSFNAMIQGFTFGAYEFNKYKKEKTPSKLENIFISKDEINEKAYNLEEACIGIDYGQAFSNACDFAKDIVNEIPQVYTPAKMAEDALSLSQNDCKISCKIYESDFLEQEKMQAFLAVNRASIHPPKLIHLSYKPKNAKMKVVFVGKGLTYDSGGLSLKPADYMLTMKSDKSGGAAAMAIIKGASELNIDIEVHSIIGATENMIGGNAYKPDDVLISREGVSIEVRNTDAEGRLVLADCLSLAQDLKPDLLIDLATLTGACVVGLGEYTSAIMGNNEDLQNEFYKVSKKSGDLATILHFNPHLKELIKSNIADVSNTSSSRYGGAITAGLFLNSFIREEYKDKWLHLDIAGPAYLEKAWGYHNFGATGAGVRMCLSYLLYLSRNKK; encoded by the coding sequence ATGACATTTAATTTTAAAGAAAAAAGTATTGAATCTATCAATGCTGATTTTGAAATCATATTAATACAAGATAAAAAAATAGAAAAATATACTCAAAGTCAAGAGCTTTTTAAAATTTCAAATTACAAAGGTGAAGGAATTTGCATAGATATGCAAAATAAGATTCTTTATAGCGAACTTAAGAGTTTAGAATATGAAGATATAAGATTAGCTTTTGCAAGTGCTTACATGGCTTTAAAAAAACTAGAAATCAAAAGCGTAAAAACAAAAAGTGTCGTAGGAAAATGTGTAGTAAATAGCTTTAATGCTATGATTCAAGGGTTTACTTTTGGTGCTTATGAATTTAACAAATACAAAAAAGAAAAAACGCCAAGCAAGCTAGAAAATATCTTCATTTCAAAAGATGAAATCAATGAAAAAGCTTACAACCTAGAAGAAGCTTGCATAGGAATTGATTATGGTCAAGCTTTTTCAAACGCTTGTGATTTTGCAAAAGATATTGTTAATGAAATTCCTCAAGTTTACACCCCAGCTAAAATGGCTGAAGATGCTCTTAGCTTAAGTCAAAATGATTGCAAGATTTCATGTAAGATTTATGAAAGTGATTTTTTAGAGCAAGAAAAAATGCAAGCATTTTTAGCAGTAAATCGCGCTTCGATCCATCCACCAAAACTCATTCATCTTTCATACAAACCAAAAAATGCAAAAATGAAAGTAGTGTTTGTAGGTAAAGGGTTAACTTATGATAGTGGTGGACTTAGTTTAAAACCTGCTGATTATATGCTAACGATGAAATCTGACAAAAGTGGTGGTGCGGCCGCAATGGCTATCATCAAAGGTGCAAGTGAATTAAACATTGATATAGAAGTGCATTCTATCATCGGTGCAACTGAAAATATGATAGGTGGAAATGCTTATAAACCTGATGATGTACTTATTTCAAGAGAAGGTGTGAGTATAGAGGTTAGAAATACCGATGCGGAAGGAAGATTAGTTTTGGCTGATTGTCTTTCACTTGCTCAAGATCTAAAACCTGATTTATTAATAGATCTTGCTACTCTAACTGGAGCTTGTGTAGTAGGACTTGGAGAATACACAAGTGCTATCATGGGAAATAATGAAGATTTGCAAAACGAATTTTATAAAGTAAGTAAAAAAAGTGGAGATTTGGCTACTATTTTACATTTTAATCCGCACTTAAAAGAGCTTATAAAATCAAATATAGCAGATGTTAGCAATACCTCTTCAAGTCGTTATGGTGGTGCTATTACTGCAGGGTTGTTTTTAAATTCTTTTATTAGAGAAGAATACAAAGACAAATGGCTACATTTAGACATCGCAGGGCCAGCTTACCTAGAAAAAGCTTGGGGTTATCATAATTTTGGTGCAACCGGTGCAGGTGTTAGAATGTGCCTTTCATATTTACTTTATCTTTCAAGGAATAAAAAATGA
- a CDS encoding DedA family protein — MEEFLKQLLYDYKNWAYIIVFLWCILEGELALILAGIFAHEGHVNLGLIIFIAGLGGFVGDQIYFYIGRYNKKYIQKKLRTQRRKFAIAHLLLQRFGWPIIFIQRYMYGFRTIIPMSIGLTRYSAKKFAFINLISAWAWAAITILLAWFFGKEIWLAVEWAGDHWYFAVPIIAGFLLALFLGMKQIEKSILRKRTHK; from the coding sequence ATGGAAGAATTTTTAAAACAACTTTTATATGATTATAAAAACTGGGCTTACATCATCGTGTTTTTATGGTGTATACTTGAGGGAGAACTTGCGCTTATTTTAGCAGGTATTTTCGCACACGAAGGACATGTAAATTTAGGCCTTATAATCTTCATAGCAGGTTTAGGTGGTTTTGTAGGCGATCAAATATATTTTTACATAGGAAGATATAACAAAAAATACATTCAGAAAAAACTCCGCACTCAAAGGCGTAAATTTGCTATAGCGCATTTACTTTTGCAACGTTTTGGCTGGCCTATTATTTTCATACAAAGATATATGTACGGCTTTAGAACTATTATACCTATGAGTATAGGACTAACACGTTATAGTGCCAAAAAATTTGCATTTATTAATCTCATTAGTGCTTGGGCTTGGGCCGCTATTACCATTTTACTAGCATGGTTTTTTGGAAAAGAAATTTGGCTAGCTGTAGAATGGGCTGGAGACCACTGGTATTTTGCAGTGCCTATTATTGCTGGTTTTTTACTTGCTTTGTTTTTAGGTATGAAACAAATAGAAAAATCTATACTTAGAAAAAGGACACATAAATGA
- the ychF gene encoding redox-regulated ATPase YchF, whose amino-acid sequence MSLSVGIVGLPNVGKSTTFNALTRAQNAESANYPFCTIEPNKAVVPVPDHRLKELAKIVNPQKIIRSNIEFVDIAGLVAGASKGEGLGNKFLSNIRETEMILHIVRCFDDENITHVAGSVNPVRDVQIIETELILADIEQLSKKIEKLTKGAKANEKGAKESLALANELLEHLNQNNSASSFPNKNEVYHALIKELRLLSAKEVIYGANVDENSLLEDNEFVKDLKEFAAKSGHEVIKLCSKIEEEMIALSDEEHFEFLKSLGIERSGLEVVIRTAFSKLNLISYFTAGQVEVRSWTIQRGWKAPKAASVIHNDFEKGFIKAEVISYEDYIACKGESGAKEAGKLRLEGKDYIVQDGDVMHFRFNV is encoded by the coding sequence ATGAGTTTATCAGTTGGTATAGTGGGACTTCCAAATGTTGGAAAATCTACGACTTTTAACGCACTAACAAGAGCACAAAATGCTGAAAGTGCAAATTATCCATTTTGCACCATAGAACCAAACAAAGCAGTAGTGCCTGTGCCTGATCATCGTTTAAAAGAACTAGCAAAGATTGTCAATCCACAAAAAATTATACGCTCAAATATAGAATTTGTTGATATAGCAGGCCTAGTAGCTGGCGCTAGCAAAGGCGAGGGTTTGGGTAATAAATTTTTATCCAACATACGCGAAACAGAGATGATTTTACACATCGTGCGTTGTTTTGATGATGAAAATATCACCCATGTTGCAGGTAGTGTTAATCCTGTGCGTGATGTGCAAATCATAGAAACAGAGCTTATACTAGCAGATATAGAACAACTTAGCAAAAAAATAGAAAAACTCACCAAAGGTGCAAAGGCTAACGAAAAAGGTGCAAAAGAAAGTTTAGCTTTAGCTAATGAGCTTTTAGAGCATTTAAATCAAAACAACAGTGCAAGTTCATTTCCAAATAAAAATGAAGTCTATCATGCTCTTATAAAAGAACTAAGATTGCTTTCAGCTAAGGAAGTAATATATGGGGCAAATGTAGATGAGAATTCCCTTTTAGAAGATAATGAATTTGTAAAAGATCTTAAAGAATTCGCAGCAAAATCAGGCCATGAAGTAATCAAGCTTTGCTCTAAAATAGAAGAGGAAATGATAGCTTTAAGCGATGAAGAGCATTTTGAGTTTTTAAAATCTTTAGGCATTGAGCGTAGTGGGCTTGAAGTAGTTATACGCACAGCCTTTTCAAAGCTTAATTTAATTAGCTATTTTACCGCAGGACAAGTAGAAGTGAGATCATGGACTATACAAAGAGGCTGGAAAGCACCAAAAGCAGCAAGCGTGATCCACAATGACTTTGAAAAAGGTTTTATCAAAGCTGAAGTGATTTCTTATGAAGATTATATCGCTTGTAAAGGCGAAAGTGGTGCTAAAGAAGCAGGAAAACTACGCCTTGAAGGGAAAGATTATATCGTACAAGATGGCGATGTAATGCATTTTAGATTCAATGTTTGA